A portion of the Paenibacillus sp. PvR098 genome contains these proteins:
- a CDS encoding PCYCGC motif-containing (lipo)protein: MKRKRLIAMMLIFTSLTSVVSACGSKPEQAQTQTDHQGHEHTAVTDIQEKTASADILPSFLKNQPEEIRLVYQAAGKGREILQWMPCYCGCGESAGHISNMNCFIQKVNEDGSVVWDDHGTRCGVCLQIAVQSIKMTQEGKSLPEIRKAIDQAYMKGFAKPTPTPMPV; encoded by the coding sequence GTGAAGCGCAAAAGGCTTATCGCAATGATGTTGATTTTCACCTCTCTTACCTCCGTTGTTTCGGCATGCGGCAGCAAGCCGGAGCAAGCCCAAACGCAAACCGATCACCAAGGGCATGAGCATACGGCGGTCACCGACATTCAAGAGAAAACCGCTTCGGCCGATATTTTGCCTTCTTTTTTGAAGAACCAGCCGGAAGAGATTCGTCTCGTGTACCAGGCGGCAGGCAAAGGGAGGGAGATTCTGCAATGGATGCCCTGCTATTGCGGCTGCGGAGAAAGTGCGGGACACATCAGCAACATGAATTGTTTCATTCAAAAAGTAAACGAGGATGGTTCTGTCGTATGGGATGATCACGGAACGAGATGCGGTGTCTGCCTGCAGATCGCCGTCCAGTCCATCAAAATGACACAGGAAGGTAAGTCGCTGCCGGAAATTCGCAAAGCTATTGATCAAGCTTATATGAAAGGCTTTGCTAAGCCAACTCCGACACCGATGCCAGTATAA
- a CDS encoding replication-associated recombination protein A — protein MDLFTMAAEQSPSGKLLADRMRPITLEEYIGQEHIVGQGKLLRRAIEADQVTSILLYGPPGTGKTTLANIISHRTSGIFIKLNAVDASVKDVREVIDQAKHNRSLYGKKTILFLDEVHRFNTSRQDALLPAVEQGIIIFIGATTENPFHHVNGALLSRSTLFQLESLTHEHSLIAMRRALADRERGLGFMPIEAEEGALEHLSRMAGGDIRRALNALELAALTTPPERDGTIRITLAVAEESIRRPTIKADESTQYDVLSAFHKSLRGSSDAALFWFMYAVEKLGMDPMTFLRRLIVMCSEDIGLANPQAMVQAVTAMDAYHKIGWPESKYGIAQAILFAVESPKSNAIPGALAKVSQAMERLRSAEVPLHLRDAHYQGAEKLGHKGYLYPHDYPGHYVEQQYLPGPIKHERFYEASSQGTEDKIRQNQEKRRSSHPKPRG, from the coding sequence ATGGATTTATTTACGATGGCGGCCGAGCAAAGTCCGTCAGGAAAGCTGCTTGCTGACCGAATGCGTCCGATAACCCTGGAGGAATATATCGGACAGGAGCATATCGTAGGACAGGGTAAGCTGCTACGCCGGGCGATTGAGGCAGATCAAGTTACTTCGATCCTGCTCTATGGGCCCCCCGGCACGGGCAAAACGACGCTCGCTAATATTATTTCCCACCGCACCTCAGGTATTTTCATAAAGCTCAATGCTGTGGACGCCAGCGTCAAGGATGTCCGCGAAGTGATAGATCAGGCAAAACATAATCGGTCGTTATACGGAAAAAAAACGATTTTGTTTTTGGACGAGGTGCACCGCTTCAATACCTCCCGGCAGGATGCTCTACTGCCTGCAGTGGAACAAGGAATTATTATTTTTATTGGGGCGACGACGGAGAATCCTTTCCATCATGTCAACGGCGCGCTGTTGTCTCGATCTACGTTGTTTCAACTGGAGTCCCTTACGCACGAGCATTCCCTCATTGCCATGAGAAGGGCGCTGGCCGACCGTGAGCGCGGCCTAGGCTTCATGCCTATCGAAGCAGAGGAGGGGGCTTTGGAGCACCTGTCTCGAATGGCAGGAGGAGATATTCGGCGGGCTCTCAATGCTCTGGAGCTGGCTGCGCTGACGACGCCGCCTGAGAGAGACGGTACCATACGCATTACGCTCGCGGTGGCAGAGGAATCGATTCGCCGTCCTACGATTAAAGCGGACGAGTCCACACAGTATGACGTCCTGTCGGCGTTTCATAAAAGCTTACGCGGCTCAAGTGATGCGGCCCTGTTCTGGTTTATGTACGCGGTAGAAAAGTTGGGGATGGATCCAATGACATTCCTGCGGAGACTCATCGTCATGTGCAGCGAGGATATCGGCCTTGCGAACCCGCAGGCCATGGTGCAGGCGGTGACGGCTATGGACGCCTATCATAAGATCGGCTGGCCGGAATCGAAATATGGGATTGCTCAAGCAATCCTGTTTGCAGTAGAGAGCCCCAAATCGAACGCTATTCCCGGCGCGCTTGCCAAGGTGTCGCAGGCAATGGAGAGGCTGAGGTCTGCAGAAGTGCCACTGCATTTGCGCGACGCGCATTATCAAGGAGCTGAGAAGCTCGGGCACAAAGGATACTTGTATCCGCACGATTATCCGGGGCATTACGTGGAGCAGCAGTATTTGCCGGGCCCGATAAAGCATGAACGTTTTTATGAAGCCTCCAGCCAGGGTACGGAAGATAAAATACGGCAAAATCAAGAAAAGCGGCGGTCCTCCCATCCCAAACCGAGAGGATAA